One Deinococcus humi genomic window carries:
- a CDS encoding TRAP transporter permease, giving the protein MTEGERRALEMVEAAETGGRKLFGWQRTLVTVIAVAWCVYQMYAAQVGDIDTLTLRAIHLAFAFSLAYLVFPFRKTPGAAQTRVPWYDWVLGLLATGTAVYLIAQYPSIATVQGGVLTNVDVWVGSAMVVLLLLAAWRTIGIAMPIVASVFMLYALTGPRGLIRGDLGPQLQLHAGQTWPQVVGQLFANTEGIFGTAIGVSAQIVFLFVLFGAIFDKLGAGDWFMNVAQGALGGFRGGPAKASVLSSALNGIISGSAVSNVVTGGNITIGTMKRVGYSAEKAGAIEVASSSNGQLMPPVMGAAAFIMAQNLNIEYRTLILAAAIPAFLCYGALLVVVHLEALKLGLKGLPRNELPRVRQTLVKGWYYLVPLGYLIGTLTINPEATPERVALNTIFMMIVMMFLQEVYFGRKNGLSVGQGLLDGGRKLIDAFEGGARSMIGIAIATAAAGIIVGIVTITGLGFGLADIVQLVSNGVRDLLTTVAGLIPGVDAGAVAGFGAILIVLMMAQLIALILGMGLPTTANYILMSALIVPIIAKIAGLDNTNPVQMLPVHMFVFYFGIMADSTPPVALAAFAAAAISGGNPVATGVQAFKYELRTALLAYMLFFNPQLLLIANNRLSGLGFGDAVFMILFAFIGLVAFSAATMRFLHRKTNPVQALMLLVASFMLIIPSHLLVNLAALGLIAAVYFWQKAGSRREPPTAVPVAA; this is encoded by the coding sequence ATGACCGAGGGCGAACGCCGCGCTCTGGAGATGGTGGAGGCCGCCGAGACCGGAGGGCGCAAGCTCTTTGGCTGGCAGAGGACGCTGGTGACCGTGATCGCCGTGGCCTGGTGTGTCTACCAGATGTACGCCGCGCAGGTGGGCGACATCGATACGTTGACGCTGCGGGCCATCCACCTGGCCTTCGCATTCAGCCTGGCGTATCTGGTCTTTCCCTTTCGCAAGACGCCGGGCGCCGCCCAGACGAGAGTGCCGTGGTACGACTGGGTTCTGGGCCTGCTGGCAACCGGCACCGCTGTCTACCTGATCGCGCAGTATCCGTCGATTGCCACCGTGCAAGGCGGGGTGCTCACGAACGTGGACGTGTGGGTCGGCAGCGCGATGGTGGTGCTGCTGTTGCTGGCTGCGTGGCGCACCATCGGCATCGCCATGCCCATCGTGGCCTCGGTGTTCATGCTGTACGCGCTGACCGGGCCGCGTGGGCTGATCCGGGGCGATCTGGGGCCGCAGCTTCAGCTCCACGCCGGGCAGACATGGCCGCAGGTGGTCGGCCAACTGTTCGCCAACACCGAAGGCATCTTCGGCACGGCCATCGGTGTCTCGGCGCAGATCGTCTTTCTGTTCGTGCTGTTCGGGGCCATTTTCGACAAGCTGGGCGCGGGCGACTGGTTCATGAATGTGGCGCAGGGCGCGTTGGGCGGTTTCCGGGGCGGCCCAGCCAAGGCCAGTGTCCTGAGCAGCGCCCTGAACGGCATCATCAGCGGCTCGGCCGTGAGCAACGTGGTGACTGGCGGCAACATCACCATCGGCACCATGAAGCGGGTGGGCTACAGCGCCGAGAAGGCCGGGGCGATCGAGGTGGCCAGTTCCAGCAACGGTCAGCTGATGCCCCCGGTGATGGGCGCAGCGGCCTTCATCATGGCGCAGAACCTGAACATTGAGTACCGCACGCTGATTCTGGCGGCGGCGATTCCGGCGTTCCTGTGCTACGGCGCCCTGCTGGTGGTGGTTCACCTTGAGGCGCTGAAACTGGGTCTGAAGGGCCTGCCGCGCAACGAACTGCCGCGCGTGCGCCAGACCCTGGTGAAGGGCTGGTACTACCTCGTGCCGCTGGGCTACCTGATCGGCACGCTGACCATCAATCCGGAGGCCACGCCCGAGCGGGTGGCCCTGAACACCATTTTCATGATGATCGTGATGATGTTTCTTCAGGAGGTCTATTTCGGCAGAAAGAACGGCCTGAGCGTGGGCCAGGGCCTGCTGGATGGGGGCAGGAAACTGATCGACGCTTTCGAGGGCGGCGCCCGCAGCATGATCGGCATTGCCATCGCCACCGCCGCCGCCGGGATCATCGTCGGGATCGTGACCATTACCGGATTGGGCTTTGGGCTGGCCGATATCGTGCAGCTCGTAAGCAACGGCGTTCGCGACCTGCTCACCACGGTGGCGGGCCTGATTCCAGGTGTGGATGCCGGGGCGGTGGCGGGCTTCGGGGCCATCCTGATCGTGCTGATGATGGCGCAGCTGATCGCGCTGATCCTGGGTATGGGGCTGCCCACCACCGCCAACTACATCCTGATGAGCGCCCTGATCGTGCCGATCATTGCCAAGATTGCGGGGCTAGACAACACCAATCCGGTGCAAATGCTGCCCGTGCACATGTTCGTCTTCTACTTCGGCATCATGGCTGACAGCACGCCGCCGGTGGCACTGGCGGCTTTTGCGGCGGCGGCCATCAGCGGCGGCAATCCGGTGGCGACGGGCGTGCAGGCCTTCAAGTACGAACTGCGAACGGCGCTGCTGGCCTACATGCTGTTCTTCAACCCGCAACTGCTGTTGATCGCCAACAATCGGCTGAGCGGGCTGGGCTTCGGCGACGCGGTTTTCATGATCCTATTCGCTTTTATCGGGCTGGTGGCCTTCAGCGCCGCCACCATGCGCTTTCTGCACCGCAAGACCAATCCCGTGCAGGCGCTGATGCTGCTGGTGGCCTCGTTCATGCTGATCATTCCCAGTCACCTGCTGGTCAATCTGGCAGCGCTGGGCCTGATCGCCGCTGTCTACTTCTGGCAGAAGGCAGGAAGCCGCCGCGAGCCTCCGACAGCGGTGCCAGTAGCGGCCTGA
- a CDS encoding TAXI family TRAP transporter solute-binding subunit: MKNRNKQFMTAAVLGTATLLAGAALAQGTTFLTIGSGSTTGVYFPVATGMAKMINDSGSGIRANARSTGGSVFNMNAMASGELNAAVAQNDVVYYAYTGTGLDAFKGKADKKIRTMAVLYPEVLHVLARKDAGINSVADLKGKKVVIGDLGSGTEQTAAQVMEAYGLKFDDLGQALRVSPSQGISLMQDKRADALFYTVGVGASAIAQIAQTVDVKLVPVAGNQAASLLKKYPFYVRYNIPAKSYKGIDVTVPGVAVQATLVTTTDESEDTIYKAMKAAFGDEKGLKAIHPALGTNFSYAKAVKGLPAPLHPGAVKFFKEQGLSVK, encoded by the coding sequence ATGAAAAATCGTAACAAGCAGTTCATGACCGCCGCCGTTCTCGGCACCGCCACCCTGCTGGCCGGCGCAGCCCTGGCCCAGGGCACCACCTTCCTGACCATCGGCTCTGGCAGCACCACGGGCGTTTACTTCCCGGTGGCCACCGGCATGGCGAAAATGATCAATGATTCGGGCAGCGGCATCCGCGCCAACGCCCGCTCCACCGGCGGCAGCGTGTTCAACATGAACGCCATGGCCAGCGGCGAGTTGAACGCCGCCGTGGCCCAGAACGACGTGGTGTATTACGCCTACACCGGCACGGGCCTGGACGCCTTCAAGGGCAAGGCCGACAAGAAGATCCGCACCATGGCCGTGCTGTACCCCGAAGTGCTGCACGTTCTGGCCCGTAAGGACGCTGGCATCAACTCTGTTGCTGACCTCAAGGGCAAGAAAGTCGTGATCGGCGACCTGGGATCGGGCACCGAACAGACGGCGGCGCAGGTGATGGAAGCCTACGGCCTGAAGTTCGACGACCTGGGGCAGGCGCTGCGCGTCTCGCCCTCGCAGGGCATCAGCCTGATGCAGGACAAGCGCGCCGACGCGCTGTTCTACACCGTGGGTGTGGGGGCCAGCGCCATTGCCCAGATTGCCCAAACGGTAGACGTGAAACTGGTGCCCGTGGCGGGCAACCAGGCGGCCAGCCTGCTCAAGAAGTACCCCTTCTATGTCCGGTACAACATTCCGGCCAAGAGCTACAAGGGCATTGACGTCACCGTGCCCGGCGTGGCGGTGCAGGCCACCTTGGTCACCACCACCGACGAGAGCGAGGACACCATCTACAAGGCCATGAAAGCGGCCTTCGGGGACGAGAAGGGACTCAAGGCCATTCATCCGGCTCTGGGCACCAACTTCTCTTACGCCAAGGCCGTCAAGGGGCTGCCCGCTCCACTGCACCCTGGCGCGGTCAAGTTCTTCAAGGAACAGGGTTTGAGCGTCAAGTAA
- a CDS encoding amino acid ABC transporter ATP-binding protein, translated as MTSLAKASPSGAPIIQAENVQKHFGSFQALKGVNLSVRAGEVVVIIGPSGSGKSTFIRTINALDPHDGGQITVDGIPLNGKGNLDAIRREVGMVFQSFNLFPHLTVLENITLAPTRVRKTSKAEAERRGLELLRRVDIEEQAHKYPAQLSGGQQQRVAIARALAMDPKVMLFDEPTSALDPEMIKEVLDVMKDLARGGMTMLVVTHEMGFAREVADRLLFFDQGNVVEDTTPEEFYNNPQHERAKQFLGKILGH; from the coding sequence ATGACCTCTCTCGCCAAAGCCAGCCCATCAGGTGCGCCGATCATCCAGGCCGAGAACGTCCAGAAGCACTTCGGCAGCTTTCAGGCCCTGAAGGGTGTCAATCTGAGCGTACGCGCGGGCGAGGTGGTGGTGATCATTGGCCCATCGGGCAGCGGCAAGAGCACCTTTATCCGCACCATCAATGCGCTGGACCCACACGACGGGGGACAGATCACGGTGGACGGCATTCCGCTAAACGGCAAGGGCAACCTGGACGCCATTCGCCGTGAGGTAGGCATGGTCTTCCAGTCGTTTAACCTGTTTCCGCACCTGACGGTGCTGGAGAACATCACGCTGGCCCCCACCCGCGTCCGCAAGACCAGCAAGGCCGAGGCCGAGCGGCGCGGGCTGGAGCTGCTGCGCCGGGTAGACATCGAGGAGCAGGCCCACAAGTACCCCGCGCAGCTTTCGGGCGGCCAGCAGCAGCGCGTCGCCATTGCCCGCGCCCTGGCGATGGACCCCAAGGTCATGCTGTTCGACGAGCCGACGAGCGCCCTCGATCCGGAGATGATCAAGGAGGTGCTGGACGTGATGAAGGATCTGGCACGCGGCGGCATGACCATGCTGGTGGTCACGCACGAAATGGGCTTTGCCCGCGAGGTGGCGGACCGGCTGCTGTTCTTTGATCAGGGCAACGTGGTGGAGGACACCACCCCCGAGGAGTTCTACAACAACCCCCAGCATGAGCGGGCCAAGCAGTTTTTAGGCAAGATTCTGGGACATTAG